One genomic region from Vanacampus margaritifer isolate UIUO_Vmar chromosome 2, RoL_Vmar_1.0, whole genome shotgun sequence encodes:
- the LOC144043206 gene encoding voltage-gated inwardly rectifying potassium channel KCNH6-like isoform X2, with translation MPVRRGHMAPQNTFLDTIIRKFEGQNRKFIIANAQVENCAIIFCNDAFCELCGYTRAEVMQKACTCSFLYGPLTKRPAVAQMAKALLGAEERKVEITLYTKEGVCFHCLIDVVPVKNEDGQVIMFILNFELPADIRPTDSSPARELSRVLQIPWLTLARRQRLRVLLRSFRPMGVLSQDPDLSAPHADLPPLGHESVALEKLLSLPERQQLQEAGAELLLWDNEVVEDDMGAFVSVGEQSEGDRKMRDGDLFGLKWEMRAEGERRKRDLHAFPQTTASAPPTLTDPPLASSCAMTRLKSSCGSLKLSTSLDDMKSGQSYWEKGIQFRHSFSATNRKSSAPAGTSDTDTGYRTNSQLMPHSLLDTKADAFMTLPPGEILPPCKLMGRTHHVTEKVTQVLSLGADVLPEYKLQTPRMQKWTILHYSPFKAVWDWVILLLVIYTAIFTPYSATFLLSDQEEAAMQTCGYSCSPLNVVDLIVDIMFIVDIIINFRTTYVNSNDEVVSQSARIAVHYFKGWFLIDMVAAIPFDLLIYRSGEETTTLIGLLKTARLLRLVRVARKLDRYSEYGAAVLFLLMCTFALIAHWLACIWYAIGNVERSTSAGIGWLDTLADQLGRPYNDSITGSGPSIRDKYVTALYFTFSSLTSVGFGNVSPNTNSEKIFSISVMLIGALMYASIFGNVSAIIQRLYSGTARYHAQMMRVREFIRFHQIPNPLRQRLEEYFQHAWSYTNGIDMNAVLKGFPECLQADICLHLNRSLLQNCKAFKGSTRGCLRALAMRFKTTHAPPGDTLVHAGDLISALYFISRGSIEILRGDVVIAILGKNDIFGEPINLCALPGKSSADVRALTYCDLHKIHRDDMLEVLDMYPEFCDYFWSNLEITFNLRDVNNEAAGLLSGDDSDFEGQAQWKKQRLYSTHSGDTRRPQDAYGCIRRHSTWEHYEHGHSKDDHKHTLYGPVFSSEIEGEDSELASPVQISMADAAATKTIRCPEIDMREKARNSLRGVSNIFTFWQSDHGAQKYEEVPCIRSLPSPPPQPRSDHASEPSASHFNPSYTSPPPCITRGQKKDLEKRLASMQQQLTRLELRMSSDIRVIMQLLQRPTSTFPPSYNTSPTTAVSSPIQSPSAESFPKTLTKSSATICKSQLSPEKLQQLSKSQIGTCGSSIQQFPNSPPLYDSHIQTSPLCSPDIQQKFNTSPPQPSTSNESFSAAHFQTRGNLLTLPSNLCSLPSSLTSTSMRSTDIAQPPLLVRTQMTTSQDGVTTEDQSAQHQLLTTTLCPISTSDPDSPLRTTLP, from the exons ATGCCGGTGAGAAGGGGCCATATGGCGCCCCAAAATACTTTCCTGGACACCATCATCCGAAAATTTGAGGGCCAGA ACCGAAAATTCATCATTGCCAATGCCCAGGTAGAGAACTGTGCCATCATCTTCTGCAATGACGCCTTCTGTGAGTTGTGTGGATACACCCGAGCAGAGGTGATGCAAAAGGCTTGCACCTGTAGCTTCTTGTATGGACCGCTGACCAAAAGACCAGCAGTGGCCCAGATGGCTAAAGCTCTCCTGGGAGCTGAGGAAAGAAAGGTGGAGATTACTCTCTATACCAAAGAAG GAGTGTGTTTTCACTGTCTGATAGACGTGGTCCCTGTCAAGAATGAAGATGGTCAGGTCATCATGTTTATTCTTAATTTTGAGCTTCCAGCGGACATCCGACCCACTGACAGCTCTCCAGCCAGAGAGCTTAGCAGAGTACTGCAAATTCCCTGGCTGACTttgg CTCGACGGCAGCGTCTCCGTGTCCTCCTTCGCTCCTTCAGACCGATGGGTGTCTTATCACAGGACCCGGACCTCAGTGCCCCACATGCTGACCTTCCTCCCCTGGGACACGAGTCGGTGGCCCTGGAAAAACTGTTGTCCCTCCCCGAGAGACAGCAGCTTCAGGAGGCCGGAGCCGAGCTACTGCTGTGGGACAATGAAGTGGTGGAAGACGACATGGGCGCTTTTGTGTCTGTCGGGGAGCAAAGTGAGGGGGACAGAAAGATGAGAGATGGTGATCTTTTTGGCTTGAAATGGGAAATGAGAGCAGAGGGAGAGAGAAGAAAGAGGGACTTGCATGCATTCCCCCAGACTACAGCCTCAGCACCACCAACTCTGACTGACCCGCCCCTGGCCTCCTCATGTGCTATGACAAG GTTAAAAAGCAGCTGTGGAAGTTTAAAACTTTCAACTTCACTGGATGATATGAAAAGTGGCCAAAGTTACTGGGAAAAGGGGATACAGTTTCGACACAGCTTTTCTG cCACCAATAGAAAGAGCAGTGCACCTGCTGGGACATCAGACACTGATACAGGTTATAGGACCAACAGTCAG CTGATGCCCCACAGTTTGCTAGACACGAAAGCAGATGCTTTTATGACACTTCCTCCAGGAGAAATCCTACCTCCATGCAAGCTGATGGGCAGAACCCACCATGTCACTGAGAAAGTAACTCAG GTGCTATCCCTGGGTGCAGATGTGTTACCAGAGTACAAGTTGCAGACTCCCCGAATGCAGAAGTGGACCATCCTCCACTACAGTCCTTTCAAAGCCGTTTGGGACTGGGTCATCTTGCTCCTAGTGATTTACACAGCAATATTTACTCCTTACTCAGCTACATTTTTACTGAG CGACCAGGAAGAAGCAGCCATGCAAACATGTGGTTACTCCTGTTCTCCTCTCAACGTTGTGGATCTTATTGTGGATATCATGTTCattgttgacattattattaaCTTCAGGACCACCTATGTTAACTCCAATGATGAG GTGGTGAGCCAATCTGCTCGAATAGCAGTGCACTACTTCAAGGGCTGGTTCCTCATCGACATGGTGGCAGCTATTCCCTTTGACCTCCTCATCTACCGCTCAGGAGAGGAG ACAACCACCCTAATTGGTTTACTGAAGACGGCTCGGTTACTGCGATTGGTCCGGGTGGCCAGGAAGTTGGATCGTTACTCAGAGTATGGCGCGGCTGTACTCTTCCTCCTCATGTGCACTTTTGCACTCATCGCGCACTGGCTGGCCTGCATTTG GTATGCCATAGGAAATGTAGAGCGGTCGACCTCCGCTGGGATCGGCTGGTTGGACACTCTAGCAGACCAACTGGGAAGGCCGTACAATGACTCCATCACGGGATCAGGTCCCTCCATACGGGACAAATATGTCACAGCTCTTTATTTCACTTTCAGTAGTCTGACCAGTGTGGGCTTTGGGAACGTGTCCCCAAACACCAACTCGGAAAAGATCTTCTCTATCTCTGTCATGCTTATTGGTG CTCTCATGTATGCTAGTATATTTGGCAACGTGTCCGCCATTATTCAACGGCTATACTCTGGGACGGCACGCTACCATGCTCAGATGATGAGAGTTCGAGAGTTTATCCGCTTCCACCAAATTCCCAACCCTCTGAGACAGAGGCTAGAGGAATACTTTCAACACGCATGGTCCTATACAAATGGAATTGACATGAATGCA GTTCTTAAAGGGTTCCCAGAATGTCTTCAGGCAGATATTTGTCTCCACCTCAATAGATCTCTGTTGCAGAACTGCAAAGCATTCAAAG GATCTACTCGGGGCTGTCTGAGGGCCCTGGCCATGAGATTTAAGACCACCCACGCTCCACCTGGTGATACCCTTGTACATGCTGGAGATCTGATATCAGCCCTGTACTTCATCTCAAGAGGATCTATAGAGATTCTCAGAGGTGATGTGGTGATTGCTATTCTCG GAAAGAATGATATATTTGGGGAGCCAATCAATCTTTGCGCCCTGCCAGGGAAATCCAGTGCAGATGTCAGAGCTCTGACCTACTGTGATCTTCACAAAATACATAGAGATGATATGCTCGAG GTTTTGGACATGTATCCAGAATTCTGTGACTATTTCTGGTCCAATTTAGAGATCACCTTCAACCTCAGAGAT GTGAATAACGAAGCTGCCGGACTATTAAGTGGAGACGACTCTGACTTTGAGGGCCAAGCACAATGGAAAAAACAGAGACTCTATTCCACTCATTCAG GTGACACCAGGAGACCCCAAGATGCCTACGGATGCATTCGAAGACACAGTACTTGGGAGCATTATGAACATGGCCACAGCAAAGATGATCATAAGcatacact ATATGGTCCAGTGTTCTCCAGCGAAATCGAGGGAGAAGATTCTGAACTGGCCAGCCCAGTTCAGATCTCCATGGCTGATGCCGCTGCCACAAAGACTATCAGGTGTCCTGAAATTGACATGAGAGAGAAGGCCCGTAATTCTTTAAGAG GCGTGTCCAACATCTTTACATTCTGGCAATCAGATCATGGGGCGCAAAAATATGAGGAAGTCCCCTGCATTCGCAGCCTCCCCTCACCTCCTCCTCAGCCTCGTTCCGATCATGCATCTGAGCCGTCCGCTTCTCACTTCAATCCCTCCTACACTTCTCCTCCCCCTTGCATCACTCGGGGACAGAAGAAAGACTTAGAGAAGAGACTGGCGTCAATGCAGCAGCAACTGACAAG GTTGGAATTACGAATGTCATCAGACATCCGGGTGATAATGCAACTGCTTCAGAGACCGACGTCAACATTCCCTCCTTCCTACAATACATCACCAACAACGGCTGTCTCTTCTCCCATTCAGTCCCCTTCTGCTGAGTCCTTCCCCAAGACCCTCACAAAGTCCTCAGCAACCATTTGCAAATCACAGCTGTCCCCTGAAAAACTACAACAGCTTTCAAAGTCTCAAATTGGAACATGTGGTTCTTCTATCCAACAATTTCCTAACTCCCCTCCACTTTATGATTCACACATTCAGACGTCTCCTCTTTGTTCTCCCGACATACAACAGAAGTTCAACACCTCTCCACCACAACCCTCCACGTCCAATGAGTCATTCTCTGCTGCCCACTTCCAGACTCGTGGGAATCTGTTGACTTTACCCTCTAACTTGTGCTCCCTACCGTCATCTCTCACCTCCACAAGCATGCGATCTACGGATATTGCTCAACCACCTCTTCTTGTCAGGACGCAAATGACGACATCACAG gaTGGTGTCACCACAGAGGACCAGTCAGCCCAGCATCAATTGTTGACGACGACTCTTTGCCCCATCAGTACGTCAGACCCAGACAGCCCACTCAGAACCACACTTCCATAg
- the LOC144043206 gene encoding voltage-gated inwardly rectifying potassium channel KCNH6-like isoform X1, which produces MPVRRGHMAPQNTFLDTIIRKFEGQNRKFIIANAQVENCAIIFCNDAFCELCGYTRAEVMQKACTCSFLYGPLTKRPAVAQMAKALLGAEERKVEITLYTKEGVCFHCLIDVVPVKNEDGQVIMFILNFELPADIRPTDSSPARELSRVLQIPWLTLARRQRLRVLLRSFRPMGVLSQDPDLSAPHADLPPLGHESVALEKLLSLPERQQLQEAGAELLLWDNEVVEDDMGAFVSVGEQSEGDRKMRDGDLFGLKWEMRAEGERRKRDLHAFPQTTASAPPTLTDPPLASSCAMTRLKSSCGSLKLSTSLDDMKSGQSYWEKGIQFRHSFSATNRKSSAPAGTSDTDTGYRTNSQLMPHSLLDTKADAFMTLPPGEILPPCKLMGRTHHVTEKVTQVLSLGADVLPEYKLQTPRMQKWTILHYSPFKAVWDWVILLLVIYTAIFTPYSATFLLSDQEEAAMQTCGYSCSPLNVVDLIVDIMFIVDIIINFRTTYVNSNDEVVSQSARIAVHYFKGWFLIDMVAAIPFDLLIYRSGEEVVRGEGETTTLIGLLKTARLLRLVRVARKLDRYSEYGAAVLFLLMCTFALIAHWLACIWYAIGNVERSTSAGIGWLDTLADQLGRPYNDSITGSGPSIRDKYVTALYFTFSSLTSVGFGNVSPNTNSEKIFSISVMLIGALMYASIFGNVSAIIQRLYSGTARYHAQMMRVREFIRFHQIPNPLRQRLEEYFQHAWSYTNGIDMNAVLKGFPECLQADICLHLNRSLLQNCKAFKGSTRGCLRALAMRFKTTHAPPGDTLVHAGDLISALYFISRGSIEILRGDVVIAILGKNDIFGEPINLCALPGKSSADVRALTYCDLHKIHRDDMLEVLDMYPEFCDYFWSNLEITFNLRDVNNEAAGLLSGDDSDFEGQAQWKKQRLYSTHSGDTRRPQDAYGCIRRHSTWEHYEHGHSKDDHKHTLYGPVFSSEIEGEDSELASPVQISMADAAATKTIRCPEIDMREKARNSLRGVSNIFTFWQSDHGAQKYEEVPCIRSLPSPPPQPRSDHASEPSASHFNPSYTSPPPCITRGQKKDLEKRLASMQQQLTRLELRMSSDIRVIMQLLQRPTSTFPPSYNTSPTTAVSSPIQSPSAESFPKTLTKSSATICKSQLSPEKLQQLSKSQIGTCGSSIQQFPNSPPLYDSHIQTSPLCSPDIQQKFNTSPPQPSTSNESFSAAHFQTRGNLLTLPSNLCSLPSSLTSTSMRSTDIAQPPLLVRTQMTTSQDGVTTEDQSAQHQLLTTTLCPISTSDPDSPLRTTLP; this is translated from the exons ATGCCGGTGAGAAGGGGCCATATGGCGCCCCAAAATACTTTCCTGGACACCATCATCCGAAAATTTGAGGGCCAGA ACCGAAAATTCATCATTGCCAATGCCCAGGTAGAGAACTGTGCCATCATCTTCTGCAATGACGCCTTCTGTGAGTTGTGTGGATACACCCGAGCAGAGGTGATGCAAAAGGCTTGCACCTGTAGCTTCTTGTATGGACCGCTGACCAAAAGACCAGCAGTGGCCCAGATGGCTAAAGCTCTCCTGGGAGCTGAGGAAAGAAAGGTGGAGATTACTCTCTATACCAAAGAAG GAGTGTGTTTTCACTGTCTGATAGACGTGGTCCCTGTCAAGAATGAAGATGGTCAGGTCATCATGTTTATTCTTAATTTTGAGCTTCCAGCGGACATCCGACCCACTGACAGCTCTCCAGCCAGAGAGCTTAGCAGAGTACTGCAAATTCCCTGGCTGACTttgg CTCGACGGCAGCGTCTCCGTGTCCTCCTTCGCTCCTTCAGACCGATGGGTGTCTTATCACAGGACCCGGACCTCAGTGCCCCACATGCTGACCTTCCTCCCCTGGGACACGAGTCGGTGGCCCTGGAAAAACTGTTGTCCCTCCCCGAGAGACAGCAGCTTCAGGAGGCCGGAGCCGAGCTACTGCTGTGGGACAATGAAGTGGTGGAAGACGACATGGGCGCTTTTGTGTCTGTCGGGGAGCAAAGTGAGGGGGACAGAAAGATGAGAGATGGTGATCTTTTTGGCTTGAAATGGGAAATGAGAGCAGAGGGAGAGAGAAGAAAGAGGGACTTGCATGCATTCCCCCAGACTACAGCCTCAGCACCACCAACTCTGACTGACCCGCCCCTGGCCTCCTCATGTGCTATGACAAG GTTAAAAAGCAGCTGTGGAAGTTTAAAACTTTCAACTTCACTGGATGATATGAAAAGTGGCCAAAGTTACTGGGAAAAGGGGATACAGTTTCGACACAGCTTTTCTG cCACCAATAGAAAGAGCAGTGCACCTGCTGGGACATCAGACACTGATACAGGTTATAGGACCAACAGTCAG CTGATGCCCCACAGTTTGCTAGACACGAAAGCAGATGCTTTTATGACACTTCCTCCAGGAGAAATCCTACCTCCATGCAAGCTGATGGGCAGAACCCACCATGTCACTGAGAAAGTAACTCAG GTGCTATCCCTGGGTGCAGATGTGTTACCAGAGTACAAGTTGCAGACTCCCCGAATGCAGAAGTGGACCATCCTCCACTACAGTCCTTTCAAAGCCGTTTGGGACTGGGTCATCTTGCTCCTAGTGATTTACACAGCAATATTTACTCCTTACTCAGCTACATTTTTACTGAG CGACCAGGAAGAAGCAGCCATGCAAACATGTGGTTACTCCTGTTCTCCTCTCAACGTTGTGGATCTTATTGTGGATATCATGTTCattgttgacattattattaaCTTCAGGACCACCTATGTTAACTCCAATGATGAG GTGGTGAGCCAATCTGCTCGAATAGCAGTGCACTACTTCAAGGGCTGGTTCCTCATCGACATGGTGGCAGCTATTCCCTTTGACCTCCTCATCTACCGCTCAGGAGAGGAGGTGGTTAGGGGAGAGGGAGAG ACAACCACCCTAATTGGTTTACTGAAGACGGCTCGGTTACTGCGATTGGTCCGGGTGGCCAGGAAGTTGGATCGTTACTCAGAGTATGGCGCGGCTGTACTCTTCCTCCTCATGTGCACTTTTGCACTCATCGCGCACTGGCTGGCCTGCATTTG GTATGCCATAGGAAATGTAGAGCGGTCGACCTCCGCTGGGATCGGCTGGTTGGACACTCTAGCAGACCAACTGGGAAGGCCGTACAATGACTCCATCACGGGATCAGGTCCCTCCATACGGGACAAATATGTCACAGCTCTTTATTTCACTTTCAGTAGTCTGACCAGTGTGGGCTTTGGGAACGTGTCCCCAAACACCAACTCGGAAAAGATCTTCTCTATCTCTGTCATGCTTATTGGTG CTCTCATGTATGCTAGTATATTTGGCAACGTGTCCGCCATTATTCAACGGCTATACTCTGGGACGGCACGCTACCATGCTCAGATGATGAGAGTTCGAGAGTTTATCCGCTTCCACCAAATTCCCAACCCTCTGAGACAGAGGCTAGAGGAATACTTTCAACACGCATGGTCCTATACAAATGGAATTGACATGAATGCA GTTCTTAAAGGGTTCCCAGAATGTCTTCAGGCAGATATTTGTCTCCACCTCAATAGATCTCTGTTGCAGAACTGCAAAGCATTCAAAG GATCTACTCGGGGCTGTCTGAGGGCCCTGGCCATGAGATTTAAGACCACCCACGCTCCACCTGGTGATACCCTTGTACATGCTGGAGATCTGATATCAGCCCTGTACTTCATCTCAAGAGGATCTATAGAGATTCTCAGAGGTGATGTGGTGATTGCTATTCTCG GAAAGAATGATATATTTGGGGAGCCAATCAATCTTTGCGCCCTGCCAGGGAAATCCAGTGCAGATGTCAGAGCTCTGACCTACTGTGATCTTCACAAAATACATAGAGATGATATGCTCGAG GTTTTGGACATGTATCCAGAATTCTGTGACTATTTCTGGTCCAATTTAGAGATCACCTTCAACCTCAGAGAT GTGAATAACGAAGCTGCCGGACTATTAAGTGGAGACGACTCTGACTTTGAGGGCCAAGCACAATGGAAAAAACAGAGACTCTATTCCACTCATTCAG GTGACACCAGGAGACCCCAAGATGCCTACGGATGCATTCGAAGACACAGTACTTGGGAGCATTATGAACATGGCCACAGCAAAGATGATCATAAGcatacact ATATGGTCCAGTGTTCTCCAGCGAAATCGAGGGAGAAGATTCTGAACTGGCCAGCCCAGTTCAGATCTCCATGGCTGATGCCGCTGCCACAAAGACTATCAGGTGTCCTGAAATTGACATGAGAGAGAAGGCCCGTAATTCTTTAAGAG GCGTGTCCAACATCTTTACATTCTGGCAATCAGATCATGGGGCGCAAAAATATGAGGAAGTCCCCTGCATTCGCAGCCTCCCCTCACCTCCTCCTCAGCCTCGTTCCGATCATGCATCTGAGCCGTCCGCTTCTCACTTCAATCCCTCCTACACTTCTCCTCCCCCTTGCATCACTCGGGGACAGAAGAAAGACTTAGAGAAGAGACTGGCGTCAATGCAGCAGCAACTGACAAG GTTGGAATTACGAATGTCATCAGACATCCGGGTGATAATGCAACTGCTTCAGAGACCGACGTCAACATTCCCTCCTTCCTACAATACATCACCAACAACGGCTGTCTCTTCTCCCATTCAGTCCCCTTCTGCTGAGTCCTTCCCCAAGACCCTCACAAAGTCCTCAGCAACCATTTGCAAATCACAGCTGTCCCCTGAAAAACTACAACAGCTTTCAAAGTCTCAAATTGGAACATGTGGTTCTTCTATCCAACAATTTCCTAACTCCCCTCCACTTTATGATTCACACATTCAGACGTCTCCTCTTTGTTCTCCCGACATACAACAGAAGTTCAACACCTCTCCACCACAACCCTCCACGTCCAATGAGTCATTCTCTGCTGCCCACTTCCAGACTCGTGGGAATCTGTTGACTTTACCCTCTAACTTGTGCTCCCTACCGTCATCTCTCACCTCCACAAGCATGCGATCTACGGATATTGCTCAACCACCTCTTCTTGTCAGGACGCAAATGACGACATCACAG gaTGGTGTCACCACAGAGGACCAGTCAGCCCAGCATCAATTGTTGACGACGACTCTTTGCCCCATCAGTACGTCAGACCCAGACAGCCCACTCAGAACCACACTTCCATAg